In Flavivirga abyssicola, the following are encoded in one genomic region:
- a CDS encoding homogentisate 1,2-dioxygenase, with translation MPFYHKLGNIPHKRHIQFKKPDGSLYYEQLFGTIGFDGMSTNSYHEQRPTQVKEIKKQYSVAPKIALENNIKSYRLKGFQVKSEQDFLESRKTVLVNSDCAIVLAAPKQSTNDYFYKNTDADELIFIHKGTGKLRTMLGNLDFKYGDYLLVPRGIIYKIDFDTEDNRLFIVESHRPIYTPKRYRNWFGQLLEHSPFCERDIRRPEELETYNESGDFLIKVKKQGDIIEMVYASHPFDVVGYDGYNYPYAFSIHDFEPITGRIHQPPPVHQTFESDAFVVCSFVPRLYDYHPQAIPAPYNHSNIDSDEVLYYVDGDFMSRNDIDAGHISLHPAGIPHGPHPGAAERSIGEEKTDELAVMVDTFKPLMVTEEAMKIADEDYHKSWL, from the coding sequence ATGCCTTTTTATCATAAATTAGGAAATATTCCGCATAAACGACATATACAATTTAAAAAGCCAGATGGCAGTTTGTATTATGAGCAGTTATTTGGTACTATTGGGTTTGATGGAATGTCTACCAATAGTTATCATGAACAACGCCCCACACAAGTAAAAGAAATAAAAAAGCAATATAGTGTAGCTCCAAAAATTGCTTTAGAAAATAATATCAAATCATATCGCTTAAAAGGTTTTCAGGTAAAGTCAGAACAAGACTTTTTAGAAAGCAGAAAAACAGTACTTGTAAATAGTGATTGTGCTATTGTATTGGCTGCACCAAAACAATCTACAAACGATTATTTTTATAAAAACACAGATGCAGACGAGCTTATTTTTATCCATAAAGGAACAGGTAAGTTAAGAACCATGTTAGGTAATCTCGATTTTAAATACGGAGATTATTTATTAGTACCAAGAGGTATTATTTATAAAATAGACTTCGATACCGAAGATAACAGATTGTTTATAGTAGAATCTCACAGACCAATATATACACCAAAACGTTATAGAAATTGGTTTGGGCAATTATTAGAACATTCACCGTTTTGTGAGCGGGATATTCGCAGACCAGAAGAATTGGAAACCTATAATGAATCTGGAGATTTTTTAATAAAAGTAAAAAAACAGGGAGATATTATAGAAATGGTTTATGCATCTCACCCTTTTGATGTGGTTGGTTACGATGGGTATAATTATCCATATGCCTTTTCAATTCATGATTTCGAACCTATTACAGGGCGTATTCACCAGCCGCCGCCAGTGCATCAAACTTTCGAATCCGATGCTTTTGTAGTGTGCAGTTTTGTCCCGCGTTTATACGATTATCATCCTCAGGCAATACCAGCACCTTATAATCACAGTAATATAGATAGCGATGAGGTATTGTATTATGTAGATGGTGATTTTATGAGTAGAAATGATATTGATGCAGGTCATATATCGTTACACCCAGCGGGAATCCCACATGGTCCACACCCAGGAGCAGCAGAGAGAAGTATCGGAGAAGAAAAAACCGATGAACTTGCTGTTATGGTAGATACATTTAAACCACTTATGGTTACTGAGGAAGCTATGAAAATAGCCGATGAAGATTATCATAAATCTTGGTTATAG
- a CDS encoding tryptophan 2,3-dioxygenase family protein codes for MNSKITNQLKEKYEAIDQDYETYLEGLLHSKPINYWDYIQTDSLLNLQIQRTVFPDEMVFIMYHQINELLFKMILGEIDQVANSSEVDTTMFTSKLMRISRYFDMLTSSFSIMKDGMDVDQYNKFRTTLTPASGFQSAQYRKIEFASTELINLIDKRFRDTIDRNSSYENAFEHLYWQAAGKDYKTGKKSYLLTVFEEKYKEEFIRFTKFYYGNNLWSKFKALPKEAREDKELIKAMRHYDYTVNIKWVMAHYNTANHYLNIGGETAEATGGSEWVKYMHPKYQKRIFFPELWSEKEIQEWGTDI; via the coding sequence TTGAATTCAAAAATAACCAACCAGCTAAAAGAGAAATACGAGGCAATAGACCAGGATTATGAGACTTATTTAGAAGGGTTGCTTCATAGTAAACCCATTAATTATTGGGATTATATTCAAACAGACTCTTTACTAAACCTTCAAATACAACGTACTGTTTTCCCAGATGAGATGGTGTTTATAATGTACCATCAAATTAACGAGCTTCTATTTAAAATGATACTTGGTGAGATAGATCAGGTAGCAAACAGCAGTGAGGTAGATACCACTATGTTTACTTCAAAATTAATGCGCATTAGTCGTTATTTTGATATGCTTACCTCTTCTTTTAGTATTATGAAGGATGGTATGGATGTCGATCAATATAATAAATTCAGAACAACTTTAACACCTGCCAGTGGTTTTCAAAGTGCGCAATACAGAAAAATTGAATTTGCGTCTACTGAACTTATAAATCTTATAGATAAAAGATTCAGAGATACTATAGATAGAAATTCGTCTTATGAAAATGCTTTCGAACACTTGTATTGGCAAGCAGCAGGGAAAGATTATAAAACAGGTAAAAAAAGTTATCTATTAACAGTGTTTGAAGAAAAGTATAAAGAGGAGTTTATTAGATTTACTAAGTTTTACTACGGTAATAACTTGTGGTCAAAGTTTAAAGCACTACCAAAAGAAGCTAGAGAAGATAAAGAATTAATAAAAGCGATGCGTCATTATGATTACACAGTAAACATAAAATGGGTCATGGCACATTATAATACAGCAAATCATTATTTAAATATAGGAGGCGAAACAGCAGAAGCTACCGGAGGAAGCGAATGGGTAAAGTATATGCATCCAAAATATCAAAAAAGAATATTTTTTCCAGAATTATGGTCAGAAAAAGAAATACAAGAGTGGGGAACAGATATTTAA
- a CDS encoding M23 family metallopeptidase: MVRKRNTRVGNRYLILFILAISFIACKDDPKPVFLEEELAIIEEVPEDIYEFGFNLNDYVVKRDTIKRGDTFGVILERNRLGYPKIFHIAEKAKDSFDIRRLQVGKPYTLLCSKDSLEQPKCFIYQPNPEEYVVINFNDSIHAYTSKKPIKYVEKVATGIITNNISETLEEQGLSPRLAYKMADEIYAWTIDFRRLQKGDRFKVIYTDKYIDDTIYTGVHNIKAAFFEHNKEPFYAFEFETDSVKGIIDYFNEEAKNLRRAFLKAPVKFKRISSRYNLKRRIAVYGYKVRPHKGTDFAAAIGTPIMATANGTVTKSSYTRGNGNYVKIRHNATYETQYLHMSRRNAKVGQFVKQGDVIGWVGMTGNTGGPHVCYRFWKNGRQVDPFKQKLPEAKPISDSLKIKYLDFIAPIRKQLDAITFRDDVLEETLENKNNLISFKD, translated from the coding sequence ATGGTCAGAAAAAGAAATACAAGAGTGGGGAACAGATATTTAATACTATTCATATTAGCAATATCTTTTATTGCATGTAAAGACGACCCTAAACCTGTTTTTTTAGAAGAAGAATTAGCAATAATAGAAGAAGTTCCTGAAGATATTTATGAATTTGGTTTTAACTTAAACGACTATGTTGTTAAGCGAGATACCATTAAAAGAGGAGATACTTTTGGGGTTATTTTAGAGCGAAATAGACTAGGTTATCCAAAAATATTTCACATTGCAGAAAAAGCCAAAGATTCTTTCGATATAAGACGTCTTCAAGTAGGAAAACCATATACATTGTTATGTTCTAAAGATTCATTAGAACAACCAAAATGTTTTATTTATCAGCCAAATCCGGAAGAATATGTAGTGATCAATTTCAATGATTCAATTCATGCTTATACTAGTAAAAAGCCTATTAAATATGTTGAAAAAGTAGCTACAGGAATCATAACAAACAACATTTCAGAAACATTAGAAGAACAAGGCTTAAGTCCACGGTTAGCATACAAAATGGCTGATGAAATTTATGCATGGACCATAGATTTTAGACGCCTTCAAAAAGGAGATAGATTCAAAGTAATCTATACAGATAAGTATATTGACGATACTATTTATACTGGAGTACATAATATAAAAGCAGCATTTTTTGAGCATAATAAAGAACCTTTCTATGCCTTTGAGTTTGAAACTGATTCCGTGAAAGGAATCATTGATTATTTTAATGAAGAAGCAAAAAATTTAAGACGCGCATTTTTAAAAGCTCCAGTAAAATTTAAACGTATCTCTTCAAGATATAATTTAAAAAGAAGAATAGCCGTTTATGGCTATAAAGTGCGTCCACATAAAGGGACCGACTTTGCTGCAGCTATAGGCACACCAATTATGGCTACCGCTAATGGAACGGTTACTAAATCAAGTTATACAAGAGGTAATGGTAATTATGTGAAAATAAGACATAATGCCACTTACGAAACCCAATACCTTCACATGAGCAGGCGAAATGCAAAAGTTGGTCAGTTTGTCAAACAAGGCGATGTTATTGGTTGGGTAGGTATGACAGGAAATACGGGAGGCCCACATGTATGCTATCGTTTTTGGAAAAATGGAAGACAAGTAGATCCTTTTAAACAAAAATTACCAGAGGCTAAACCAATATCAGATTCCTTGAAAATTAAATATTTAGATTTCATTGCCCCTATAAGAAAGCAGTTAGATGCTATTACTTTTAGAGATGATGTTTTAGAGGAAACTTTAGAGAACAAGAATAACCTAATTTCATTTAAAGATTAA
- the hppD gene encoding 4-hydroxyphenylpyruvate dioxygenase, with translation MMKDIKSVNYGLEKIFEGAQDFLPLLGTDYVEFYVGNAKQSAHFYKTAFGFQSYAYKGLETGSKDSVSYVLKQDKIRLVLTTPLHSTSSINEHIVKHGDGVKVIALWVEDARKAYEETTSRGAKSYMEPTVEKDEHGEVVRAGIYTYGETVHIFVERKNYKGTFLPGFSEWKSDYNPEPLGLKYIDHMVGNVGWGEMNTWVKWYEDVMGFENFLSFDDKQIHTEYSALMSKVMSNGNGRIKFPINEPAEGKKKSQIEEYLDFYEGPGVQHIAVATDDIITTVSSLRARGIEFLSTPPEEYYKAVPGRLEEHSHELREDIETLKGLGIMIDADEEGYLLQIFTKPVEDRPTLFFEIIQRMGARGFGAGNFKALFESIEREQANRGTL, from the coding sequence ATTATGAAAGACATAAAATCAGTAAACTACGGTTTAGAAAAAATATTTGAAGGAGCGCAAGATTTTTTGCCGCTTTTAGGAACAGACTATGTAGAATTCTACGTAGGTAATGCCAAGCAATCAGCACATTTTTATAAAACAGCATTTGGATTTCAATCTTATGCCTATAAAGGCTTAGAAACCGGATCTAAAGATTCTGTAAGTTATGTGCTCAAGCAAGACAAAATACGTTTGGTATTAACCACACCATTACATAGTACATCGTCAATAAACGAACATATTGTAAAACATGGTGATGGCGTAAAAGTTATAGCGCTTTGGGTAGAAGATGCCAGAAAAGCGTATGAAGAAACTACTAGTAGGGGTGCAAAATCATATATGGAACCCACAGTGGAGAAGGATGAACATGGCGAGGTTGTTAGAGCTGGTATATATACATATGGCGAAACCGTGCACATATTCGTGGAGCGTAAAAACTATAAAGGCACGTTTTTACCTGGTTTCAGTGAATGGAAATCAGATTATAACCCAGAACCATTAGGACTTAAGTATATAGACCATATGGTAGGGAATGTTGGTTGGGGAGAAATGAATACCTGGGTAAAATGGTATGAAGATGTTATGGGTTTTGAGAACTTTTTATCCTTTGATGATAAACAAATCCATACCGAATATTCAGCGTTAATGAGTAAAGTAATGAGTAATGGTAACGGGCGTATAAAATTCCCAATAAACGAGCCCGCAGAAGGAAAGAAAAAATCTCAGATAGAAGAATATTTAGATTTCTATGAAGGGCCAGGAGTTCAGCACATAGCAGTTGCTACCGATGATATTATTACAACGGTTTCTAGTTTAAGAGCTAGAGGGATTGAATTTTTATCCACACCACCAGAAGAATATTATAAAGCAGTTCCAGGAAGATTGGAGGAACACAGTCATGAATTAAGAGAAGATATCGAAACATTAAAAGGATTAGGAATAATGATTGATGCCGATGAGGAAGGCTATTTACTGCAAATTTTTACAAAACCAGTTGAAGATAGGCCAACATTATTTTTCGAAATTATTCAGCGAATGGGAGCTCGTGGTTTTGGAGCAGGAAATTTTAAAGCGCTTTTTGAATCGATAGAAAGAGAACAAGCAAACAGAGGTACGCTATAA
- a CDS encoding DUF3108 domain-containing protein encodes MKNTLLIVIAILAMQMSFSQQESAFGNGEWFKFKMSYSGFLKAGNATLTVKDSKLNNKDVYHVVGKGWTTGMIKWFFKVKDRYESYFDKKTIMPYKFIRNIDEGGHTKDLEIDFDQVNHKAYVNNKKYNKKTVIDTRPNIQDMVSTFYYLRNNLDTNGLKPGSEVRVDMFFDEENYGFKLQYLGEETIDTDFGKIESLKFRPYVMAGRVFKEEESLTLWVSKDKNKLPLRIKADLAVGSLRADLEAFKGLKHPFKIVVR; translated from the coding sequence ATGAAAAACACACTACTTATAGTAATAGCAATATTAGCCATGCAAATGTCTTTTTCTCAGCAAGAGTCGGCATTTGGAAATGGTGAATGGTTTAAATTTAAAATGAGCTACAGTGGCTTTTTAAAGGCAGGAAATGCAACACTTACTGTAAAAGATTCAAAATTAAATAATAAGGATGTTTATCATGTAGTCGGTAAAGGCTGGACTACCGGTATGATAAAATGGTTTTTTAAAGTAAAAGATAGATATGAAAGTTACTTTGATAAAAAAACTATTATGCCTTATAAATTTATTAGAAATATAGATGAAGGTGGACATACTAAGGATCTTGAAATAGATTTTGATCAGGTAAACCATAAGGCATATGTAAACAATAAAAAGTACAATAAAAAGACAGTTATTGATACTAGGCCTAATATCCAAGACATGGTATCTACTTTTTATTATTTGCGTAATAATTTAGATACCAATGGTTTAAAACCAGGGAGTGAAGTAAGAGTAGATATGTTTTTTGATGAAGAAAACTATGGATTCAAACTACAATATCTTGGAGAGGAAACTATTGACACAGATTTTGGAAAAATCGAATCCTTAAAATTCAGACCATATGTTATGGCGGGGCGTGTTTTTAAGGAAGAAGAAAGTTTAACACTATGGGTGTCAAAAGACAAAAATAAATTACCTTTACGCATCAAAGCAGATTTAGCAGTTGGCTCTCTTAGAGCAGACCTTGAAGCTTTTAAAGGATTAAAGCATCCTTTTAAAATAGTTGTTAGATAA